From one Triticum urartu cultivar G1812 chromosome 3, Tu2.1, whole genome shotgun sequence genomic stretch:
- the LOC125543127 gene encoding uncharacterized protein LOC125543127, with protein MLNKVSRDGLGPIKEPGEEDPVLHPPGAGLLHRRRERAGEQDAPLQALHLLPLHGVLVELDDVDRRPTEADQDGHELVLAGLDEVAVFAFEPEAPGLLQDLKPLVVHALVVHRQPPVLSQQVEQPAVEDRVTARRRHERRSELVRGEVPVRPPAIAVPEGERGLQPQKHDRADTDHPARRAVAAVADDEVEPDLIDRRHVPRVAPAISTPRAMKGTEDSALDRSFSPLLLFGHKHPRPHGTNADGEPDEDAENDETEKKAEDPLFFFYSISRRRSVCKIVDDLRDHLYWTTPHGWLLMAHPDSRLTFLWNPFTRQRVGLPPDRDKFLTLNPVRCLLSHEPTDPACVVLVVNCVDTVLWYCRPGGAAEWSEHGYYQAGTLGTHHDRDGVIHAMNLVTAAGGKFYASLLGATVLTLEFSSGPAFAETPIAEQPCHPMYRVWSLHLLESRGELFSVSLYHPLMGRCDKVAQIVVRRLDLPARAWVEVDAVGDRAFFLVDAVHFGASLGAEEAGLKGNCVYYLRRGEKGLYVYDMGRGTTAMHDPGPDLPTKAPF; from the exons ATGTTGAACAAGGTCAGCAGGGATGGCCTCGGGCCAATCAAAGAGCCTGGGGAGGAAGATCCTGTCCTGCATCCACCTGGCGCCGGTCTTCTTCATCGTCGTCGTGAGCGTGCCGGTGAACAGGACGCTCCCCTCCAGGCTCTCCACCTTCTCCCACTCCATGGTGTGCTCGTTGAGCTTGACGACGTTGACCGGCGGCCCACGGAGGCCGACCAGGACGGCCATGAGCTCGTCTTGGCCGGACTCGACGAGGTAGCTGTCTTCGCATTCGAACCCGAAGCTCCGGGGCTTCTCCAGGATCTCAAACCCTTGGTCGTGCATGCGCTGGTCGTACACCGCCAGCCTCCCGTCCTGTCCCAGCAGGTAGAGCAACCCGCCGTGGAAGACCGGGTTACAGCTCGGCGACGGCACGAACGCCGGTCCGAACTCGTACGGGGTGAAGTCCCAGTCCGTCCACCCGCCATCGCCGTTCCTGAAGGAGAGCGCGGCCTGCAGCCGCAGAAACATGACCGCGCTGACACCGACCATCCtgcccgccgcgccgtcgccgccgtcgccgacgACGAAGTCGAACCCGACTTGATCGACCGGCGGCATGTCCCGAGGGTGGCGCCTGCGATAAGCACGCCAAG AGCCATGAAGGGAACCGAAGACTCAGCTTTGGATCGGAGCTTCTCCCCGCTGCTACTGTTTGGTCACAAGCACCCTAGGCCTCATGGGACCAACGCTGACGGTGAGCCCGACGAAGATGCTGAAAACGACGAGACCGAGAAGAAGGCAGAAGATCCGCTGTTTTTCTTCTACAGCATAAGCAGAAGACGCTCGGTGTGCAAGATTGTGGATGACCTCCGAGACCACTTGTACTGGACAACGCCGCACGGCTGGCTGCTCATGGCGCACCCTGACTCACGCCTGACGTTCCTGTGGAACCCGTTCACGCGCCAGAGAGTCGGCCTGCCCCCTGATCGAGACAAGTTTCTGACTTTGAACCCGGTGAGGTGCCTGCTGTCGCACGAGCCCACGGACCCAGCCTGCGTGGTGCTGGTGGTGAACTGCGTGGACACGGTGCTCTGGTACTGCCGCCCGGGAGGAGCCGCCGAGTGGTCCGAGCACGGCTATTACCAGGCAGGCACCCTGGGCACCCACCATGATCGTGACGGTGTCATCCATGCAATGAACCTCGTGACGGCGGCGGGCGGGAAGTTCTACGCGAGCCTGCTGGGCGCCACCGTCCTGACGCTGGAGTTCTCGTCGGGTCCGGCCTTCGCAGAAACCCCTATCGCCGAGCAGCCATGTCACCCGATGTACCGCGTCTGGAGCCTTCACCTGCTGGAGTCACGCGGGGAGCTCTTCAGCGTCTCCCTGTACCACCCGTTGATGGGGCGGTGCGACAAGGTTGCCCAGATAGTCGTCCGCAGGCTCGACTTGCCGGCGAGGGCTTGGGTGGAGGTGGACGCCGTCGGGGACCGGGCCTTCTTCTTGGTCGACGCCGTCCACTTTGGCGCGTCGCTCGGCGCGGAGGAGGCCGGTCTCAAGGGGAACTGCGTTTACTATCTGAGGCGCGGAGAAAAGGGGCTGTATGTCTACGACATGGGGCGTGGAACCACTGCCATGCACGACCCCGGTCCGGATTTGCCGACTAAGGCCCCGTTCTGA